Proteins co-encoded in one Carassius gibelio isolate Cgi1373 ecotype wild population from Czech Republic chromosome A15, carGib1.2-hapl.c, whole genome shotgun sequence genomic window:
- the LOC128028924 gene encoding WD repeat and SOCS box-containing protein 1 produces the protein MASFPDFVNENEIGKAKFIGELIPPVAPFDQKSGRETWTVAFAPDGSYFAWSQGHRIVRLVPWKKCLASFSVRKEDRSSGAGPRRLSRQNSEGSLLPGEPREHTIDCGDIVWGLAFGSSVPEKQSRCVNIEWHRFKFGQDQLLLATGLNNGRIKIWDVYTGKLLLNLMDHTDIVRDLTFAPDGSLVLVSASRDKTLRVWDLKDDGNMVKVLRGHQNWVYCSAFSPDSSVLCSVGAGKAVFLWDMDKYTLIRKLEGHHNDVVSCEFSPDGALLATASYDTRVIVWDPHTATVLLELGHLFPPPSPIFAGGANDRWVRSVAFCHDGRHIASVTDDRLVRFWSIGEKSPQAIAPLTNGLCCAFSTDGSVLAAGSRDGSVHFWASPRSIASLQHLCRLTLRRVMPTQQVYTLPIPFSMQDYLAYKSL, from the exons ATGGCAAGCTTCCCAGATTTTGTCAACGAAAATGAAATAG GTAAAGCTAAGTTCATCGGGGAACTCATACCTCCTGTTGCTCCCTTTGACCAGAAGTCTGGACGGGAGACTTGGACTGTAGCTTTTGCACCTGATGGTTCTTACTTCGCTTGGTCTCAAGGGCATCGAATTGTGAGACTTGTACCATGGAAAAAATGCTTAGCCAGCTT TTCTGTAAGAAAGGAAGATCGGTCAAGCGGTGCAGGTCCTCGACGGCTCTCTCGGCAGAACAGTGAAGGCAGTCTGCTGCCAGGCGAGCCCAGAGAGCACACCATCGACTGTGGTGACATTGTTTGGGGCCTGGCATTTGGCTCGTCTGTTCCTGAAAAGCAGAGTCGTTGTGTTAATATCGAATGGCATCGGTTCAAGTTTGGCCAGGACCAGTTGCTACTGGCCACAGGCCTCAACAACGGACGCATCAAAATCTGGGATGTCTATACAG GAAAACTTTTGCTGAACCTGATGGACCATACAGACATTGTGCGAGACCTAACATTTGCCCCAGATGGGAGTTTAGTGCTGGTTTCTGCTTCAAGAGACAAGACTCTGCGCGTATGGGACCTCAAAGATGATG GTAACATGGTGAAAGTTCTCCGTGGCCATCAAAACTGGGTCTACTGCAGCGCTTTCTCACCTGATTCATCTGTCCTTTGTTCCGTAGGCGCCGGAAAAGCG GTCTTCCTGTGGGACATGGATAAGTACACTCTGATCCGTAAGCTTGAGGGCCATCATAACGACGTGGTGTCCTGTGAGTTCTCTCCTGACGGGGCCTTGCTGGCCACAGCCTCCTACGACACCCGTGTCATAGTGTGGGACCCTCATACAGCCACCGTTCTGCTTGAGCTGGG GCATCTCTTCCCTCCTCCCTCACCCATATTTGCAGGAGGGGCAAATGATCGATGGGTTCGTTCCGTTGCCTTTTGTCATGACGGACGGCACATTGCTAGCGTCACTGATGACAG gCTGGTGCGTTTCTGGAGTATTGGTGAGAAGAGTCCTCAAGCCATCGCCCCTCTCACTAACGGCCTCTGTTGTGCCTTTTCTACTGACGGAAGTGTCTTAGCTGCTGG GTCTCGTGATGGCAGCGTGCATTTCTGGGCTTCTCCCCGCAGCATTGCAAGCCTCCAGCACCTGTGCCGCCTGACCCTGCGGCGAGTCATGCCCACCCAACAGGTTTATACGCTGCCCATTCCTTTCTCCATGCAAGACTACCTGGCATACAAGTCGCTTTAA